The window GCCATACATCCAGACTGGAGTAGCGCGGCTATAAGATCTGCCCTTATGACCACCGGTAAATTGCATATACAAACCTACTTCGGGTTAATCATCGTCGAAAACAATTgagttgatgaaaattgtATTACATTCTAATCTTTTTCCTGTTTGCAGCAAAACTAAGCAACAATGTAGGCAAGCCAATAACAGATTCACTCGGAAATACTGCTACGCCATTCCAATACGGGGCAGGCCACATCCAGCCATCAAAAGCTGCTGATCCGGGACTCGTATATGATGCTTCTTACACTGATTATCTCCTGTTCCtgtgcagcagcagcagtaATTTACTGGATCCATCTTTCACCTGCCCCCAAGTTTTACCTTCTCCGAGCAATTTTAACTATCCGTCACTTGCAATTTCTAATCTGAGAAGCGTTTTGACGGTCAGGAGAAGTGTTACAAATGTAGGCATGGGAAACTCGACGTATTCAGTAACGATCAATCCGCCACCTGGTTACTCGGTCCGAATTTCACCGGCGACCTTGTATTTCGGTGCAGCAGGGGAAAAGCAGAACTTCAGCATTACAGTGAGAGCTGGACGTGCTGCCAGGAGAAATGTGTTTGCATTTGGTTGGTATAGTTGGAGTGACGGGATTCATCTAGTAAGAAGTCCAATTTCAGTATCAAAGGCATAATTGgaatttttctccattttgcCAGTTTAACGATTGTTGCTGCTCGTGCcgctttcttttctttctttccaattttatttttattttttcctgtTTTTTTGGGTATTATGCTCCtcaataattatgtatttgtaattaccgGACGAAGCgccaaatattaaatgtagaatataacttatatatgtcgtatacatataataatttttttttaatcaaattaaatttggtcgaaccaaaccaatcacaaaatactataatatAATGAAGGATTTTGAAtactttgaatttaaaa is drawn from Sesamum indicum cultivar Zhongzhi No. 13 unplaced genomic scaffold, S_indicum_v1.0 scaffold01723, whole genome shotgun sequence and contains these coding sequences:
- the LOC110011499 gene encoding subtilisin-like protease SBT5.6 (The sequence of the model RefSeq protein was modified relative to this genomic sequence to represent the inferred CDS: added 10 bases not found in genome assembly); this encodes MTTAKLSNNVGKPITDSLGNTATPFQYGAGHIQPSKAADPGLVYDASYTDYLLFLCSSSSNLLDPSFTCPQVLPSPSNFNYPSLAISNLRSVLTVRRSVTNVGMGNSTYSVTINPPPGYSVRISPATLYFGAAGEKQNFSITVRAGRAARRNVFAFGWYSWSDGIHLVRSPISVSKA